From the genome of Marinilabiliales bacterium, one region includes:
- a CDS encoding efflux RND transporter periplasmic adaptor subunit encodes MENDKKRTYGIYLLLILGGILLGWLLFGGGNDEHADHGHDHDHTEIQESADVDYTCSMHPQVRQDEPGDCPICGMELIPASDEDDHQEDDPFLFTLQESHGRWANVQTGKVESVHSGTTMRLTGKVTVNEREQRRITAHFPGRIEQLFADYTGRFIRQGERLATLYSPEMMQAQQELIQAAAGKETQPRLYESARQRLKLFNLTESQIDLIEESGQASSNTDVYATQSGYLTERTVSEGDYVSTGQTMFAIAGLNNVWVELDAYESQIGLIGPGNEAKVQLAAYPGEEFGGRVEFVDPFLDTRTRSARVRLTVANRDNMLKPGMLVNA; translated from the coding sequence ATGGAGAACGATAAAAAAAGAACCTACGGAATTTACCTGCTGCTGATTCTCGGCGGCATACTGCTCGGATGGCTGCTGTTTGGCGGTGGCAATGATGAGCATGCTGATCACGGTCATGACCATGATCACACTGAAATACAAGAGAGCGCAGATGTTGATTATACCTGCTCAATGCATCCCCAGGTGCGGCAGGATGAGCCGGGGGACTGCCCTATATGCGGTATGGAGCTGATTCCCGCTTCAGATGAGGACGACCACCAGGAGGATGATCCGTTCCTGTTTACTTTGCAGGAGAGTCACGGCAGGTGGGCCAATGTGCAGACCGGGAAGGTTGAATCTGTCCATTCCGGCACCACGATGAGACTGACCGGCAAAGTGACTGTCAATGAAAGGGAGCAGCGCCGGATAACAGCCCATTTCCCGGGGAGGATTGAGCAGCTTTTCGCCGACTATACCGGAAGGTTTATCCGCCAGGGTGAAAGGCTGGCAACACTCTATTCACCGGAAATGATGCAGGCCCAGCAGGAGCTGATTCAGGCGGCAGCGGGAAAAGAGACACAACCGCGCCTTTATGAATCGGCAAGACAAAGACTTAAGCTTTTCAACCTGACAGAATCGCAGATTGACCTGATCGAGGAGAGCGGACAGGCATCATCAAATACCGATGTTTATGCCACGCAATCAGGATACCTGACAGAAAGAACTGTTTCTGAGGGTGACTATGTCAGCACAGGGCAGACAATGTTTGCCATTGCAGGCCTGAACAACGTATGGGTGGAGCTGGACGCCTATGAAAGTCAGATCGGGCTTATTGGGCCCGGTAACGAGGCAAAGGTGCAGTTGGCTGCTTATCCCGGAGAAGAGTTCGGTGGCCGGGTTGAGTTTGTTGACCCTTTTCTGGATACGCGGACAAGGAGCGCACGGGTAAGGCTCACTGTCGCCAATCGCGACAACATGCTCAAGCCGGGAATGCTGGTAAATGCAA